The Salegentibacter mishustinae genome includes a window with the following:
- a CDS encoding MBL fold metallo-hydrolase: MLFKRFGKEPSGERLKRIKEAENTRDAKFQNIEPTVLQTEDASIAKILNQMLKRPKSVRPSEKIPHKKANLKDFTSNEPAVIWFGHSSYLLSFNGYKILVDPVFSGFASPFKIFGKSFSGTDLYKAEDFPDIDLLILTYDHYDHLDYKFLKQLRPKISKIITSLGVGAHLEHWGINAKIITELNWHQSLEIYKDLKISALPARHFSGRGFKRDTSLWSSFALEWEDYKIYIGSDSGYSSEFKKIGKQFKKFDLVFLECGQYGKYWPQIHMLPEETVQAAKDLNAEILFPVHWGKFVLSVHPWNEPIKRLMAEAELQQQRVVAPKIGETYIIGEQFSQKYWWNFEEK; encoded by the coding sequence ATGCTCTTTAAAAGATTTGGAAAAGAACCTTCAGGTGAAAGATTAAAACGGATAAAGGAGGCCGAAAATACGCGAGATGCTAAGTTTCAGAATATAGAACCTACCGTCCTGCAAACTGAAGATGCGTCTATAGCCAAAATCTTAAACCAAATGCTTAAGAGGCCAAAGAGTGTTCGCCCTTCAGAGAAAATTCCGCATAAAAAAGCCAATTTAAAGGATTTTACTTCAAACGAACCCGCCGTAATTTGGTTTGGTCATTCCTCTTATTTATTAAGTTTTAATGGCTATAAAATTTTAGTAGATCCTGTGTTTAGCGGGTTTGCGTCCCCGTTTAAGATTTTCGGAAAATCTTTTTCAGGTACAGATTTATATAAGGCAGAAGACTTTCCAGATATAGATTTACTAATTCTTACCTACGATCATTACGACCACCTGGACTATAAGTTTTTAAAACAATTAAGGCCTAAAATTTCAAAAATAATTACTTCTTTAGGCGTAGGTGCGCATTTGGAACATTGGGGAATAAATGCTAAAATAATTACGGAATTAAACTGGCATCAAAGTTTAGAAATATATAAAGACCTTAAAATCTCTGCCTTACCTGCACGACATTTTTCGGGTAGGGGATTTAAAAGAGATACTAGTTTATGGTCTTCTTTTGCTCTAGAGTGGGAAGATTATAAGATATATATTGGGAGTGACTCTGGTTATAGTTCCGAGTTTAAAAAAATAGGGAAGCAATTTAAGAAATTCGACCTTGTATTCTTAGAATGCGGACAGTATGGGAAATATTGGCCACAAATACATATGCTTCCTGAAGAAACAGTACAGGCTGCTAAAGACTTAAATGCCGAAATCTTATTTCCGGTGCACTGGGGAAAATTTGTACTCTCTGTGCATCCCTGGAACGAACCTATTAAACGCTTAATGGCAGAAGCAGAATTGCAGCAACAAAGGGTAGTTGCTCCTAAAATTGGAGAAACTTATATTATAGGAGAGCAATTTTCGCAAAAGTATTGGTGGAATTTTGAAGAAAAATAA
- a CDS encoding cytochrome d ubiquinol oxidase subunit II, with protein MLYIVLFFLLFSLLLYVLLGGADFGAGIVELFSSAKNKEHTRDTIYRVMGPIWEANHIWLIIMLVILWVAFPAYFNIIIIYLHIPLTLVLLGITLRGVAFVFRHYDAVVDKSQFWYNWLFRIGSFVTPVFLGMSFGALIGGKIIITEDYENYGFYDLFMQHWLNIFSLLVGLFYAALCAFLASTLLIGEAEGKARKHYARNSAFFTTVLVVLGFILISFGYFSDIKFAEDFIHNPVSLACVAFSGILLFPLWKFIKKEYRIASRYLAVFQVILVLFAALYAHFPYIIITATEEVSLLANLAPEATISNLAIMLLIGGFIILPGLFHLMRSFNMIKVLEKNEKKYE; from the coding sequence ATGTTGTATATAGTTTTATTTTTTCTGCTGTTTTCATTGCTTTTATATGTGTTACTCGGTGGTGCCGATTTTGGCGCCGGAATTGTAGAATTGTTTTCTTCTGCAAAAAATAAGGAACATACCAGGGATACAATTTATAGGGTAATGGGTCCCATTTGGGAAGCAAACCATATCTGGCTTATTATTATGCTTGTAATTTTGTGGGTGGCTTTTCCTGCTTACTTTAATATCATTATAATTTACTTACATATTCCTTTAACTTTAGTCTTGCTGGGTATTACCCTGCGAGGTGTCGCTTTTGTTTTTAGGCATTATGATGCGGTGGTAGATAAGTCTCAATTTTGGTATAACTGGCTTTTTAGAATTGGAAGTTTTGTTACCCCAGTTTTTTTGGGAATGTCTTTTGGGGCGCTTATTGGCGGTAAAATTATTATTACCGAAGATTATGAAAACTACGGCTTTTATGATCTCTTTATGCAACACTGGCTCAATATTTTTAGCCTGTTGGTTGGTTTATTTTACGCCGCTCTTTGTGCATTTTTAGCATCTACGCTTCTAATTGGCGAAGCCGAAGGTAAAGCCCGAAAGCACTACGCTAGAAACTCGGCATTCTTCACTACCGTTTTGGTAGTGCTCGGATTTATTTTAATCAGTTTTGGATATTTCAGCGATATAAAATTTGCCGAAGATTTTATACATAATCCGGTTTCACTGGCTTGTGTAGCATTTTCTGGCATCTTATTATTTCCATTGTGGAAATTCATTAAGAAGGAATACCGAATAGCCAGTAGATATTTAGCGGTTTTCCAGGTAATTTTAGTCCTGTTTGCAGCACTTTACGCTCATTTTCCTTATATAATTATTACAGCAACCGAAGAAGTAAGTTTGTTGGCAAACCTGGCTCCAGAGGCTACGATTAGCAATTTGGCCATCATGCTTCTTATTGGTGGATTTATAATTTTACCCGGGCTTTTTCATTTAATGCGTTCTTTTAATATGATTAAGGTTTTAGAGAAAAATGAGAAAAAATATGAGTAA
- a CDS encoding cytochrome ubiquinol oxidase subunit I, with the protein MENLDYARLQMAFTLGFHIIFACIGMVMPFFMVVAHHKWLKTRNPVYKRLSMAWLKGVAIFFVTGAVSGTALSFELGMLWPEFMKHAGPIIGMPFSLEGAAFFVEAIALGFYLYGWKKLPEKFHWFTGVIIGISGVASGILVVSANGWMNAPSGFDYINGEFTNIDPVAALLNPAWFTQALHMTLAAFVATSFGVAGIHAFQIFRKRNVELHTKAFKIAIIFGAVAAFLQPISGDLSAKDVAERQPVKLAAMEAHYETEKGAPLYIGGIVDEENRTVTNKIEIPKALSFLAFGDFDAEVKGLNDFPDDELPPVAIVHYAFQIMVGIGTLLMFAGLIYFISLKKKKWLNNKYYWLLFIVVAPLGFVAIEAGWVVTEVGRQPWIIHQIMRTEDAVTPMPGMKYSFFFYLFLYTVLGITVTWLMNRQIKSLNQEPNEDGSNENSSQESYNRERARKNNPINMKNKSKD; encoded by the coding sequence ATGGAGAATTTAGATTATGCTCGCCTACAAATGGCCTTTACTTTAGGCTTCCACATTATTTTTGCCTGTATTGGTATGGTAATGCCTTTTTTTATGGTGGTAGCGCACCATAAATGGTTAAAAACACGAAATCCTGTTTATAAAAGATTAAGTATGGCCTGGCTAAAAGGAGTGGCTATTTTTTTTGTTACCGGTGCAGTTTCAGGTACTGCTCTTTCTTTTGAACTGGGAATGCTTTGGCCCGAATTTATGAAACATGCAGGACCAATAATTGGAATGCCTTTCTCATTGGAAGGTGCTGCATTTTTTGTGGAAGCCATCGCGCTAGGATTTTACCTCTACGGCTGGAAAAAACTCCCGGAAAAATTTCATTGGTTTACCGGGGTTATCATAGGTATTTCTGGAGTAGCTTCAGGAATACTGGTAGTTTCAGCAAATGGCTGGATGAACGCTCCCTCTGGATTCGATTATATTAATGGCGAGTTTACCAATATAGATCCTGTGGCAGCCTTACTGAATCCTGCCTGGTTTACACAAGCTTTGCATATGACCTTAGCTGCCTTCGTAGCTACCAGTTTTGGAGTTGCAGGAATTCACGCTTTTCAAATTTTCCGGAAAAGAAATGTAGAATTACATACTAAAGCTTTTAAGATAGCAATCATTTTCGGTGCAGTTGCAGCATTTTTGCAGCCAATAAGCGGTGATCTTTCGGCTAAAGATGTAGCCGAACGTCAACCGGTAAAATTGGCTGCTATGGAAGCGCATTACGAGACCGAAAAAGGCGCTCCGCTCTATATTGGAGGAATTGTAGATGAAGAAAACCGAACGGTAACCAATAAAATTGAAATTCCCAAGGCTTTATCTTTTCTTGCTTTTGGTGATTTTGATGCCGAAGTAAAAGGATTAAATGATTTCCCAGATGATGAACTTCCACCGGTTGCTATTGTGCATTATGCCTTTCAAATTATGGTAGGGATCGGAACATTATTGATGTTTGCCGGGCTTATTTATTTTATCAGTTTAAAGAAGAAAAAATGGCTTAATAATAAGTATTATTGGCTGTTATTTATAGTTGTTGCACCCCTTGGTTTTGTAGCTATAGAAGCAGGTTGGGTAGTTACTGAAGTTGGACGCCAACCCTGGATAATTCACCAGATAATGCGCACCGAAGATGCCGTAACTCCTATGCCTGGAATGAAGTATAGTTTCTTTTTCTACCTGTTTTTATATACGGTGCTGGGAATAACCGTTACCTGGTTAATGAACCGACAGATAAAATCTCTTAATCAAGAACCCAACGAGGACGGATCTAACGAAAATTCCTCTCAGGAATCTTATAACCGTGAAAGAGCACGAAAAAACAATCCTATTAATATGAAGAATAAAAGCAAAGATTAG
- a CDS encoding methyltransferase family protein: MHYKNYIFVGIQLVLFIAFIIEIDTLKFNRLDVFQPVFLVLSGLGFLFIFTALLQLNTNLSPFPKPKNNATLITSGVYKYVRHPIYSGILFALFFLALYFNSFYKLGIVLLLVLLFRYKSNYEEEQLCLKYPNYRDYRQNTGRFFPKFIR, from the coding sequence ATGCATTATAAAAATTACATTTTTGTTGGGATACAACTTGTACTTTTTATTGCTTTTATTATTGAAATTGATACATTAAAATTTAACCGGCTAGACGTTTTTCAGCCGGTTTTTTTGGTTTTAAGTGGGTTGGGATTCTTATTTATATTTACAGCGCTTTTGCAACTAAACACCAATTTGTCACCTTTCCCTAAACCGAAGAATAACGCCACTTTAATTACTTCTGGAGTTTATAAATATGTTAGGCATCCCATTTATTCAGGAATCCTCTTTGCCCTCTTTTTTCTGGCTTTGTATTTTAATTCGTTTTATAAGCTTGGTATCGTGCTCTTGTTAGTTTTACTTTTTAGGTATAAATCAAATTACGAAGAAGAACAATTATGTTTAAAGTATCCAAATTATCGTGATTACCGGCAGAACACCGGTAGATTTTTCCCTAAATTTATTCGTTGA
- a CDS encoding sulfite exporter TauE/SafE family protein, whose translation MEILEILGYFGALIIGVVLGLIGGGGSILTVPVLVYLLAINPVTATAYSLFVVGASALVGAFKNMQKKLVDFRTAIVFSIPAFIAVYATRKYMVPAIPESLFSIGGFEITKNIGIMLFFAIIMILASVSMIRENGKKKADSEKISYNYPLIIIEGIVVGVLTGIVGAGGGFLIIPALVLLAKLPMKKAVATSLLIIAIKSLIGFIGDVQNMNIDWIFLAIFTGLSMVGMFVGIYLNKFIDGKKLKKGFGWFVLLMGVYIIWAEIS comes from the coding sequence ATGGAAATACTGGAAATACTGGGTTACTTTGGAGCATTAATTATTGGAGTTGTCTTAGGCCTTATTGGAGGCGGTGGTTCTATATTAACGGTTCCCGTGCTTGTTTATTTACTGGCAATTAATCCTGTAACAGCTACGGCTTATTCTCTTTTTGTAGTTGGTGCTTCTGCTTTGGTAGGTGCGTTTAAAAATATGCAGAAGAAACTGGTAGATTTTAGAACCGCTATCGTGTTTTCTATTCCGGCTTTTATAGCTGTTTATGCTACTCGAAAATATATGGTGCCCGCCATTCCCGAATCTCTTTTTAGTATTGGTGGCTTTGAAATCACGAAAAACATCGGGATTATGCTGTTTTTTGCGATTATCATGATTCTGGCTTCGGTCTCAATGATTAGGGAAAATGGTAAGAAAAAAGCAGATTCAGAAAAAATAAGTTATAACTACCCATTAATCATTATTGAAGGAATCGTAGTAGGTGTCTTAACCGGGATTGTTGGTGCCGGGGGAGGATTTTTAATTATTCCAGCTCTTGTACTTCTGGCCAAACTCCCAATGAAAAAAGCTGTGGCCACATCTTTGTTAATTATTGCAATTAAATCGCTTATAGGTTTTATTGGGGATGTTCAGAATATGAATATAGACTGGATATTTTTAGCCATCTTCACCGGACTTTCTATGGTAGGAATGTTTGTAGGTATCTATCTCAATAAATTTATAGACGGTAAAAAACTGAAAAAAGGTTTTGGTTGGTTCGTCCTGCTAATGGGTGTGTATATTATTTGGGCCGAAATTTCATAA
- a CDS encoding Crp/Fnr family transcriptional regulator has translation MLQELKEAYGFIFEDELIEEINKVGQLQFKAQGEKIIEIGDYVKMMPLLIEGAIKIMREDKDGDELLLYFLERGDTCAMTLSCCLGQTKSEIRAVAERDTKLVMIPIEKMEEWTSKYKSWRDFVFASYQARLTEMLDTIDTIAFMNMDQRLMKYLEDKAKINQNEVIAVTHQQIAYDLHTSRVVISRLLKKLELDGKIKLQRNSIEVMAL, from the coding sequence ATGTTACAGGAATTAAAAGAAGCCTACGGTTTTATTTTTGAAGATGAACTTATTGAAGAGATAAACAAGGTAGGCCAACTTCAGTTTAAAGCGCAGGGCGAAAAAATTATTGAGATTGGCGATTATGTGAAAATGATGCCTTTACTAATTGAAGGCGCTATTAAAATTATGCGTGAGGATAAGGATGGAGATGAACTCTTATTGTATTTCCTGGAACGTGGCGATACCTGTGCAATGACTCTTTCCTGTTGTCTTGGCCAAACCAAAAGTGAAATTAGGGCCGTGGCAGAGCGAGACACAAAGTTAGTGATGATCCCTATTGAAAAAATGGAGGAATGGACCTCGAAATATAAATCCTGGCGAGATTTTGTATTTGCCAGTTACCAGGCCCGTCTTACCGAAATGCTGGATACCATAGATACCATTGCCTTTATGAATATGGATCAGCGTTTAATGAAATACCTTGAAGATAAAGCGAAGATCAATCAAAATGAAGTGATTGCCGTGACACACCAGCAAATTGCATACGATTTACATACTTCGCGGGTGGTAATTTCAAGGTTGCTTAAAAAACTGGAACTGGATGGAAAAATAAAACTACAACGCAACAGCATAGAAGTTATGGCACTTTAA